One genomic segment of Mycolicibacterium gilvum includes these proteins:
- a CDS encoding CbbQ/NirQ/NorQ/GpvN family protein: MAIESGFAHKNGAGGRLEGRRPYYTPVGNEDTVFKAAYRQGLSIVLKGPTGCGKTRFVEAMAHDLDRPLITVACHDDLTTADLVGRYLLKGDETVWVDGPLTRAVREGAICYLDEVVEARQDTTVVLHPLADHRRQLPIERLGVTLDAAPGFGLVVSYNPGYQSVLKDLKDSTRQRMVAIEFGFPAPEVEVGIVAHEAGVDERTAAELVRFGQAIRRLETGGLREVASTRVLIAAARLIAEGLPVAVAAQVAVAGPLTDDIAVARGLNELIEVYLGETAAND, encoded by the coding sequence ATGGCCATCGAGTCCGGGTTCGCCCACAAGAACGGAGCCGGCGGTCGGCTTGAGGGCCGGCGTCCGTACTACACGCCGGTCGGTAACGAGGACACCGTCTTCAAAGCCGCCTACCGGCAGGGGCTCTCGATCGTCCTGAAGGGTCCGACGGGATGCGGCAAGACGCGTTTCGTCGAGGCGATGGCCCACGACCTCGACCGCCCGCTCATCACCGTCGCGTGTCACGACGATCTGACGACCGCCGATCTGGTCGGCCGGTACCTCCTCAAGGGCGACGAGACGGTCTGGGTGGACGGGCCGCTGACGCGTGCGGTCCGGGAGGGGGCGATCTGCTACCTCGACGAGGTGGTCGAGGCCAGACAGGACACCACCGTGGTGCTGCACCCGCTCGCGGATCACCGGCGCCAACTGCCGATCGAGCGCCTCGGGGTCACGCTCGACGCCGCTCCCGGGTTCGGCCTGGTGGTGTCGTACAACCCCGGTTACCAGAGTGTCCTCAAGGATCTCAAAGATTCGACGCGCCAGCGGATGGTCGCGATCGAGTTCGGCTTTCCCGCCCCGGAGGTGGAGGTGGGGATCGTCGCGCACGAGGCCGGCGTCGACGAGCGCACAGCGGCCGAACTGGTGCGCTTCGGGCAGGCCATCCGGCGACTCGAGACCGGTGGTCTGCGTGAGGTCGCCTCGACCCGGGTGCTGATCGCGGCGGCGCGTCTGATCGCCGAGGGTCTGCCCGTCGCGGTGGCCGCTCAGGTCGCCGTCGCCGGCCCGCTGACCGACGACATCGCCGTCGCCCGAGGCCTCAACGAGCTGATCGAGGTCTATCTCGGCGAGACCGCGGCAAATGATTGA
- a CDS encoding ABC transporter substrate-binding protein yields MSYESTAEPIKVGYLMDFTLPPGFPEELRASFTRTFDLVFAEAVEQGLMDRGVQMIYREVEGLPKGSVKAVIDAYGELVDEGCLVVFGPNITDNCVPLREAIEDRFKVPAISVTGTDDWLGEWTFAFPQGSMTDEPIFLIDLVAKRGLKEIGVLVEQNLIGESYLRNLRSAAARKGIRIVAEEAIAQTAQDIDGAVRALHEAKSEAIVHLGFGFGIVFINPALEAVDWDPPRFTTTAFQNAWVNPIMWNAFLGWVGVDQYDEGNRIGQAWLDRYADRYDGSRPEYCVSVVNHDVAATLVRAFTDAHPLSPRGVKEALERVKMMPAASGAPGTRVSFGKWTRRAWMGAGYLVARTLDADGVNSHLVDRFGEEA; encoded by the coding sequence ATGTCCTACGAAAGCACCGCAGAACCCATCAAAGTCGGTTACCTGATGGACTTCACGCTCCCGCCGGGGTTCCCCGAGGAGCTGCGGGCCTCGTTCACCCGGACCTTCGACCTCGTCTTCGCCGAGGCGGTCGAGCAGGGGCTGATGGACCGCGGGGTGCAGATGATCTACCGCGAGGTGGAGGGTCTGCCGAAAGGTTCGGTCAAGGCCGTCATCGACGCCTACGGCGAGCTGGTCGACGAAGGCTGCCTGGTGGTGTTCGGGCCCAACATCACCGACAACTGTGTCCCGCTGCGCGAGGCGATCGAAGACCGCTTCAAGGTGCCCGCGATCAGCGTCACCGGTACCGACGACTGGCTCGGTGAGTGGACTTTCGCATTCCCTCAGGGGTCCATGACCGATGAGCCGATCTTCCTGATCGACCTGGTGGCCAAGCGGGGGCTCAAGGAGATCGGCGTCCTCGTCGAGCAAAACCTGATCGGTGAGAGCTACCTGCGGAACCTGCGGAGTGCCGCTGCGCGCAAAGGGATTCGCATCGTTGCCGAGGAGGCGATCGCGCAGACCGCCCAGGACATCGACGGGGCCGTCCGGGCGTTGCACGAAGCGAAGTCCGAGGCGATCGTGCATCTGGGCTTCGGCTTCGGGATCGTCTTCATCAACCCCGCTCTGGAGGCCGTCGACTGGGACCCGCCACGGTTCACCACTACCGCGTTCCAGAACGCGTGGGTCAACCCGATCATGTGGAACGCGTTTCTGGGCTGGGTCGGCGTCGACCAGTACGACGAGGGCAACAGGATCGGCCAGGCCTGGCTGGACCGCTACGCCGACCGGTACGACGGCAGCCGCCCGGAGTACTGCGTGTCGGTGGTCAACCACGATGTCGCCGCAACCCTGGTGCGCGCCTTCACCGATGCGCACCCCCTCAGTCCGCGCGGAGTCAAGGAGGCGCTGGAACGCGTCAAGATGATGCCCGCCGCATCCGGTGCGCCCGGGACCCGGGTGTCGTTCGGCAAGTGGACCCGACGCGCGTGGATGGGCGCCGGATACCTGGTGGCGCGCACGCTCGACGCCGACGGCGTGAACTCCCACCTGGTCGACCGCTTCGGCGAGGAAGCCTGA
- a CDS encoding spirocyclase AveC family protein: MTTQKAGAPLPQAKPDAGASPRKGPNWGRWISAFALLGFFGLFTAFSRTELDPRVANPNVEGRPRPVEFLFGWDGWLWVHQIGCVILLVVLVAIFVRGWRRDPGSPVMLMFLCTTLIVWQDPIMNWAPFAVYNPELLHWPENWPLIMLSPTVEPFIVFGYVAFYFAPFFPAIWCLRKLQAKHGPTAFVSRHPLISLGALTLVIGFIFDAILEVSLVRTGLYIYSQAIPFGTLFPGTTFQFPLIWESLAVTFVMVPAAVLCYRDDTGKAVAEKLAARAKLFPSKPVLGTFLVMFFIINIAYFAYGSWFAAIKASGLATAVACPWPYPEAKVYDPQGYFEKEGAQGPFSVGKWATWQSGLPNGRPEVTPPPPGEGDCAPENADG, translated from the coding sequence ATGACCACGCAGAAGGCGGGTGCTCCGCTGCCACAGGCGAAACCGGACGCCGGCGCGTCCCCCCGAAAGGGGCCCAACTGGGGCCGGTGGATCTCGGCGTTCGCACTACTGGGGTTCTTCGGTCTGTTCACCGCGTTCTCGCGCACCGAACTGGACCCGAGGGTCGCCAACCCGAACGTCGAGGGCAGACCCCGCCCGGTGGAGTTCCTGTTCGGCTGGGACGGTTGGCTGTGGGTGCACCAGATCGGCTGCGTGATCCTGCTCGTGGTCCTGGTGGCGATCTTCGTCCGGGGCTGGCGGCGGGACCCGGGAAGCCCGGTCATGTTGATGTTCCTGTGCACGACGCTGATCGTGTGGCAGGACCCGATCATGAACTGGGCCCCGTTCGCCGTGTACAACCCCGAGCTGCTCCACTGGCCGGAGAACTGGCCGCTGATCATGTTGTCCCCGACGGTCGAACCGTTCATCGTCTTCGGCTACGTCGCGTTCTACTTCGCCCCCTTCTTCCCGGCCATCTGGTGCCTGCGCAAGCTGCAGGCCAAGCACGGTCCGACCGCGTTCGTGTCACGGCATCCGCTGATCAGCCTCGGGGCGCTCACCCTGGTCATCGGCTTCATCTTCGACGCGATCCTCGAGGTGAGCCTGGTTCGGACAGGTCTCTACATCTACTCGCAGGCGATCCCGTTCGGGACGCTGTTCCCGGGCACGACATTTCAGTTCCCGCTGATCTGGGAATCGCTGGCGGTCACCTTCGTGATGGTGCCGGCGGCGGTGCTGTGCTATCGCGACGACACCGGCAAGGCCGTCGCCGAGAAGCTCGCGGCCCGGGCCAAGCTGTTCCCGAGCAAACCGGTGCTGGGCACCTTCCTGGTGATGTTCTTCATCATCAACATCGCGTACTTCGCCTACGGATCGTGGTTCGCCGCCATCAAGGCCAGTGGCCTGGCCACCGCGGTCGCGTGCCCCTGGCCGTATCCGGAGGCGAAAGTGTATGACCCACAGGGCTATTTCGAGAAGGAAGGCGCCCAAGGGCCGTTCTCGGTCGGGAAGTGGGCCACCTGGCAGAGCGGTCTGCCGAACGGGAGGCCCGAGGTGACACCGCCGCCGCCGGGCGAGGGTGACTGCGCACCGGAGAACGCCGATGGCTGA
- a CDS encoding SDR family NAD(P)-dependent oxidoreductase, translated as MAERAGAQRRVALITGASRGLGFASAVRLYREGWGVVAAMRTPERGMPRLREATGASEDDDRLVGVQLDLMDAASIAAAAKSIDEAVGAPYAVVHNAGISAAGVVEETDIELWERMFTTHVMGPVALTKALLPSMRAAGQGRIVLVSSASGVRGQPATAPYSAAKGALERWGEAMAVEIAPFGLGVTILVTGTYDTDIITDAGTTDNRDLAGPYARIHQTMDSRGRFAMGMARPPERFTDGLVNALEDTAAFRRHGVGPDASMLLLSNRILPAAGMHHMSRVVLGIPRQGAMRDGAWPLTTAQRAMVAAAKVIPQPVMQRLVQWSARRAAGSGGGTSEG; from the coding sequence ATGGCTGAACGTGCGGGCGCGCAACGTCGGGTCGCCCTCATCACCGGGGCGTCACGGGGGCTCGGCTTCGCATCGGCGGTGCGTCTCTACCGCGAGGGATGGGGCGTCGTCGCCGCCATGCGCACACCCGAGCGCGGCATGCCGCGCCTGCGTGAGGCGACGGGGGCGAGCGAGGACGACGACCGGTTGGTCGGGGTGCAACTCGACCTGATGGACGCCGCCTCCATCGCCGCGGCGGCCAAGTCGATCGACGAGGCCGTCGGCGCCCCGTACGCCGTCGTCCACAACGCCGGCATCTCCGCGGCCGGGGTGGTCGAGGAGACGGACATCGAGCTGTGGGAGCGGATGTTCACCACCCACGTGATGGGTCCGGTCGCGCTGACCAAGGCGCTGTTGCCGTCGATGCGCGCCGCCGGCCAGGGCCGAATCGTGTTGGTGTCCAGCGCCAGTGGCGTGCGCGGGCAGCCCGCCACCGCACCGTATTCAGCCGCCAAGGGCGCACTCGAACGCTGGGGCGAGGCGATGGCCGTCGAGATCGCGCCGTTCGGGCTCGGCGTGACGATCCTGGTGACGGGCACCTACGACACCGACATCATCACCGACGCGGGGACCACCGACAACCGTGACCTCGCCGGCCCGTATGCGCGGATCCACCAGACCATGGACTCGCGCGGCCGGTTCGCCATGGGAATGGCCAGGCCTCCGGAGCGATTCACCGACGGGTTGGTCAACGCGCTGGAGGACACCGCTGCGTTCCGTCGCCACGGTGTGGGCCCTGATGCTTCGATGCTGTTGCTGAGCAACAGGATTCTTCCCGCGGCGGGCATGCACCACATGTCACGGGTGGTCCTGGGGATACCGCGCCAGGGTGCCATGCGCGACGGCGCCTGGCCGCTGACCACCGCCCAGCGGGCGATGGTCGCGGCGGCCAAGGTGATTCCGCAGCCGGTGATGCAGCGCCTGGTCCAGTGGTCGGCCCGGCGTGCCGCAGGCAGCGGGGGAGGTACGAGTGAAGGCTGA